In Oscillatoria sp. FACHB-1407, a single window of DNA contains:
- a CDS encoding response regulator, translating to MTTRKILFINGNPNVREAMQEYLSCLGEWEVIEAISPSQGLQRAVQDQPDAIVLDLAMFGVDYFTFLKSLRAQPTTQTIPVVILTTGAKWLDIKRLQAFKVMGAIDYSSNLDELVEKIKKLLDWSEKSALTDEF from the coding sequence ATGACCACCAGAAAAATCTTATTCATTAATGGCAACCCGAATGTGCGGGAAGCCATGCAGGAGTACTTGAGTTGTTTGGGTGAGTGGGAGGTGATTGAAGCGATTTCTCCCTCTCAAGGGTTACAACGAGCCGTACAAGATCAACCAGATGCGATTGTTCTTGATCTTGCAATGTTTGGTGTGGATTACTTTACCTTCTTAAAAAGTTTGAGGGCACAACCGACAACACAAACCATTCCAGTTGTGATTCTAACGACCGGGGCAAAATGGCTTGATATAAAACGACTTCAAGCATTTAAGGTTATGGGAGCGATCGATTACTCATCTAACTTGGACGAACTTGTAGAAAAGATCAAGAAGCTGCTGGACTGGTCTGAAAAATCCGCCCTAACGGATGAATTTTAG
- a CDS encoding response regulator, whose amino-acid sequence MSGRKILIVDDEERLRELVQACLEDLAGWETVTASSGEACLQILETEQVNAILLDVSMPGMDGVAVYEKLQADPMTQPIPVILLTAKVLPSDRAKFTQMGVAGVISKPIQPASLVAEIAEILNWE is encoded by the coding sequence ATGAGTGGCAGAAAGATTTTAATTGTGGATGATGAGGAACGTTTGAGAGAACTGGTACAAGCCTGTTTAGAAGATCTGGCAGGTTGGGAAACCGTTACTGCGTCCTCTGGAGAAGCTTGTTTGCAGATTTTAGAGACTGAACAGGTCAATGCGATCTTACTGGATGTGTCAATGCCAGGGATGGATGGGGTTGCTGTATATGAAAAACTTCAGGCAGACCCTATGACGCAACCTATTCCAGTGATTTTGTTGACGGCTAAAGTTTTACCGAGCGATCGCGCCAAATTTACGCAGATGGGGGTTGCTGGAGTTATTTCTAAGCCGATCCAGCCTGCTTCCTTAGTTGCAGAAATCGCAGAAATACTAAACTGGGAATAA